One part of the Gossypium raimondii isolate GPD5lz chromosome 1, ASM2569854v1, whole genome shotgun sequence genome encodes these proteins:
- the LOC105780838 gene encoding probable tetraacyldisaccharide 4'-kinase, mitochondrial encodes MEKLKQAVKEIAYYRHQAKFSKLHLSLIPFLSLASSLYGALLYIRQSLYRSGFFSKNRLPVPVISVGNLTWGGNGKTPMAEFIAKRLADYGISPLILTRGYAGGDEAKMLKRHLLGGPVKVGVGANRVATANLFFEKYGYVDYRGSKFFERTYLDPKMGSHVGSQKIGAAVLDDGMQHWSLCRDLEIVMINGLMPWGNCKLLPLGPLREPLIAIKRANIAVVHHADLVLEQKLKDIKLVVQEIKESLPIFYTRMTPSYFFELRNISTKMHLGAVLDAVVLCVSAIGSPYAFVRAMEKIGPLFVDRFDFSDHYSFQLKDIHMMRGRLRQLEDKFGYKPIVIVTEKDYDRDPEILKHLHPFKVLVLCSEMQIIPCNGCNEDSFKSLLKELLEV; translated from the exons ATGGAGAAACTGAAGCAAGCAGTGAAAGAGATCGCCTACTACCGACACCAAGCTAAGTTTTCCAAGCTTCATCTCTCGCTTATTCCTTTCCTCTCCTTAGCTTCGTCTCTCTACGGCGCCCTTCTCTATATTCGTCAGTCTCTTTACCGCTCTGGTTTCTTCTCTAAGAACAG gtTGCCAGTGCCGGTAATCAGTGTTGGGAATTTGACGTGGGGAGGAAATGGAAAGACCCCAATGGCTGAGTTCATAGCTAAACGCTTAGCTGATTATGGAATTTCACCTCTCATTTTGACGAGG GGCTATGCCGGTGGAGATGAAGCTAAAATGCTAAAAAGGCATCTACTTGGGGGACCTGTAAAAGTTGGTGTAGGTGCAAATCGGGTGGCCACTGCCAATTTGTTCTTTGAAAAATATGGATATGTTGATTACCGTGGTAGTAAATTCTTTGAGAGAACCTATCTTGACCCAAAAATGGGAAGTCATGTTGGTTCACAAAAAATTGGTGCAGCAGTTTTAGACGATGGTATGCAG CATTGGAGCTTATGTCGTGACCTAGAGATTGTAATGATTAACGGACTAATGCCTTGGGGAAACTGCAAACTACTTCCTCTTGGACCCTTAAGAGAACCTTTAATAGCAATCAAACGTGCCAATATTGCTGTAGTCCATCATGCTGACCTG gtgttggaacaaaAGCTCAAAGATATCAAGTTAGTGGTTCAAGAAATCAAGGAGTCACTTCCTATTTTTTACACCAGAATGACTCCCTCATATTTCTTTGAACTGAGAAATATAAGCACAAAGATGCATTTGGGAGCTGTGCTCGATGCAGTTGTCTTATGTGTTTCTGCAATCGGTTCTCCCTATGCTTTTGTGCGGGCGATGGAAAAG ATAGGACCATTATTTGTCGATCGATTTGACTTCAGTGACCATTACTCATTTCAACTTAAG GATATTCATATGATGAGAGGGCGGCTTAGACAACTCGAGGACAAGTTTGGTTATAAGCCAATTGTTATAGTTACAGAAAAA GACTATGATCGAGACCCTGAGATTCTGAAACATTTGCATCCTTTCAAAGTTCTGGTACTCTGTTCTGAAATGCAGATTATACCTTGTAACGGCTGCAATGAGGATAGCTTCAAGTCGTTATTGAAGGAGCTACTGGAAGTGTAA
- the LOC105780875 gene encoding GDSL esterase/lipase At5g55050, with protein sequence MKLSHLHLPTLNQSFFFNKGMDDGRGFRVKNLLLFLLFFCLLSLRMEFSRAQMVPAVFVFGDSLVDVGNNNYLPVSIAKADFPHNGIDFPTKKPTGRFSNGKNAADLLAEKLGLPSSPPYLSLLKKTDESAYINGVSFASGGAGIFNGTDQTYGQSIPLLKQVDNYIVVYKSLVQQMGPSGAEKHLSKALFTIVIGSNDMLDYFGSSDLRKKSTPQQFVDLMANTLKGQLKRLYETGARKFVLTGVGVIGCIPAERVKNKTHECNEECNFWSVKYNEELKAMLKGLKSERQGINYSYFDTYSIMQNVIQKPSSYGFNEIESACCGLGDLKAKVPCMPISKYCSNRKDHVFWDLYHPTEATARIFVDTLFDGPSQYCIPMNVRQLVSA encoded by the exons ATGAAACTCTCACATCTTCATCTCCCCACTTTAAACCAAAGTTTTTTCTTCAATAAAGGAATGGATGATGGTAGAGGTTTTAGGGTGAAGAActtgttgttgtttttgttattcttttgtttattGAGTTTGAGAATGGAGTTTTCGAGAGCTCAAATGGTGCCGGCGGTGTTTGTTTTCGGGGATTCGTTGGTTGATGTAGGGAACAACAATTACCTTCCGGTTTCCATTGCAAAAGCAGATTTTCCTCACAACGGAATCGATTTTCCAACCAAGAAACCAACGGGGAGGTTTAGTAATGGCAAGAATGCAGCTGATTTGCTTG CCGAAAAATTAGGGTTACCAAGTTCACCACCCTATCTTTCTTTGTTAAAGAAGACAGATGAATCAGCATATATAAACGGCGTTAGCTTCGCCTCAGGTGGTGCCGGAATCTTCAATGGCACGGATCAAACTTAC GGTCAATCCATTCCTTTGTTAAAACAAGTGGACAACTACATTGTAGTATATAAAAGTTTGGTGCAACAAATGGGACCATCTGGTGCAGAAAAGCACCTTTCAAAAGCCCTTTTCACCATTGTTATCGGTAGCAATGACATGTTAGATTATTTTGGATCGTCTGATCTTAGAAAGAAGAGCACCCCACAACAATTTGTGGACTTGATGGCCAACACCCTAAAAGGACAACTCAAG AGACTATACGAAACCGGTGCACGTAAATTCGTTTTAACTGGTGTCGGAGTGATAGGGTGTATTCCTGCAGAAAGGGTTAAAAACAAAACCCATGAATGCAATGAAGAATGCAATTTTTGGTCTGTCAAGTACAATGAAGAGCTGAAGGCAATGTTGAAAGGGTTAAAATCAGAGCGTCAAGGCATAAACTACTCTTACTTTGATACTTATAGTATCATGCAAAATGTCATCCAAAAACCATCTTCTTatg GGTTCAATGAGATAGAAAGTGCCTGTTGTGGGCTTGGGGATCTGAAAGCTAAAGTCCCTTGTATGCCCATTTCGAAATATTGCTCCAATAGGAAGGATCATGTTTTTTGGGATCTGTATCATCCAACTGAGGCGACGGCTAGGATTTTTGTGGATACTCTTTTTGATGGCCCTTCACAATACTGTATCCCAATGAATGTTAGGCAACTAGTTTCTGCTTGA